A portion of the Sphaerochaeta pleomorpha str. Grapes genome contains these proteins:
- a CDS encoding alpha-glucosidase, with product MFALRNTKKGFEIYFRGTCIIANQEKKPLLRLGKANGEFTGHHGSYTIREQGLLWYDLGDPVVEHIEETQITLRYAGYGKLVLTAEKGTVNIVFTADTQYEINRFSIRFRCNAEEPIYGCGEQYSFVDLKNRKIPIWVQEQGLGRGPNAVKLACDLAAHAGGTRYSTYFSMPAFVTKTRAVVAKTSSYALFDFKAKEEYCLTFWQIPQKIELWITDSLKESIARLSQRLKRQRRLPPWVGKGMSLGLQGGTNAVLEKLGKFEQYAPKAITSLWLQDWVGKRITSFGSQLLWNWEYNKEQYPDFPRFIETIHEKGIKVLGYINPYLAMDCPMYREASNLGFCVQDKEGKDYAIQVTSFDAAIIDLTNPEARSWIKTVIKKNMIAIGLSGWMADFGEFLPTDSVLFDKSDAETTHNLFPVLWSEVNREAIEEAGVSEQCFFFSRSGYLDSGKTMDMCWAGDQMVSYDKDDGLESVVPASLSLGLCALPYWHSDMGGYTTLGWVKRSRDLAIRWAELAVFSPFMRSHEGNKLERNAQYYDDPALVKTIGDLVCLHDVLHPYLQAMEEEYQNTGLPFIREMGIHYPELKPMRSQFLYGRDILVAPVLKKGRKTVKVYLPDDSFTGFQDNKDYAKGWHTCKAELGKPVFFYHRESEVERVLELFREEKGK from the coding sequence ATCGAAGAAACGCAGATTACCCTTCGGTATGCAGGGTATGGAAAGCTTGTGCTCACTGCCGAGAAGGGTACAGTGAACATAGTTTTTACAGCTGATACACAATATGAGATAAACAGATTCTCTATCCGCTTCCGCTGTAATGCAGAGGAACCGATATATGGTTGCGGGGAGCAGTATTCCTTTGTAGACCTGAAAAACCGGAAAATTCCCATCTGGGTACAGGAACAGGGCCTGGGTAGGGGACCGAATGCAGTCAAGCTTGCCTGCGACCTTGCCGCCCATGCAGGCGGAACCCGTTACAGCACCTATTTCTCCATGCCAGCCTTTGTCACCAAGACAAGGGCTGTGGTTGCAAAGACCTCTTCCTATGCCCTTTTTGATTTCAAGGCAAAGGAGGAATATTGCCTTACGTTCTGGCAAATCCCCCAGAAAATCGAGCTATGGATAACCGATAGCCTGAAAGAATCGATTGCAAGACTCAGCCAAAGGCTGAAAAGGCAACGCAGGCTTCCCCCTTGGGTAGGCAAGGGCATGAGTCTGGGCCTGCAGGGGGGAACCAATGCCGTACTGGAGAAACTAGGGAAGTTCGAGCAGTATGCACCGAAGGCGATAACCTCCCTCTGGCTGCAGGACTGGGTCGGAAAGCGTATAACCAGCTTCGGGTCCCAGCTTTTGTGGAACTGGGAGTACAACAAGGAACAGTATCCTGATTTCCCCCGATTCATCGAAACCATTCATGAAAAGGGAATCAAGGTACTGGGGTATATCAACCCATACCTTGCCATGGACTGCCCGATGTATAGAGAGGCTTCGAACCTGGGGTTCTGCGTACAGGACAAAGAAGGAAAGGATTATGCCATCCAGGTTACGTCTTTCGATGCCGCGATCATCGATTTGACAAACCCTGAGGCACGCTCTTGGATAAAGACGGTTATCAAGAAGAATATGATTGCTATAGGGCTTTCGGGGTGGATGGCAGACTTCGGGGAGTTTCTGCCAACTGACAGCGTGCTCTTTGACAAGAGTGATGCAGAGACCACTCACAACCTCTTTCCCGTTCTCTGGTCTGAGGTGAACAGGGAAGCGATTGAGGAAGCAGGGGTAAGCGAGCAGTGTTTCTTTTTCAGCAGAAGCGGATATCTGGATAGTGGGAAAACCATGGACATGTGCTGGGCAGGGGACCAGATGGTCTCCTATGACAAGGATGATGGCTTGGAGAGTGTAGTGCCTGCATCCTTGAGCCTGGGGCTCTGCGCTCTTCCCTACTGGCATTCGGATATGGGTGGTTACACCACCTTAGGCTGGGTGAAACGGAGCAGGGACCTTGCCATCAGGTGGGCAGAGCTTGCCGTCTTCTCGCCCTTCATGCGAAGCCATGAGGGAAACAAGCTAGAGCGCAATGCCCAGTACTACGATGACCCCGCTCTGGTCAAGACAATAGGGGACCTTGTATGTCTGCACGATGTTTTACACCCCTATCTGCAGGCAATGGAAGAGGAATACCAGAACACTGGTTTGCCGTTTATCAGGGAAATGGGTATCCATTATCCAGAGCTCAAGCCGATGCGCTCACAGTTCCTCTATGGCAGGGACATATTGGTAGCCCCCGTGTTGAAGAAAGGTAGAAAAACAGTGAAAGTCTATCTTCCCGATGATTCTTTCACCGGCTTCCAGGACAACAAGGACTACGCAAAAGGCTGGCACACCTGTAAGGCTGAGCTGGGTAAACCGGTATTCTTCTATCATAGGGAGAGTGAAGTGGAAAGGGTACTGGAATTGTTCAGGGAAGAGAAGGGTAAATAG